The Xyrauchen texanus isolate HMW12.3.18 chromosome 17, RBS_HiC_50CHRs, whole genome shotgun sequence DNA window atatttcagctctgtaggttcatacaatgcaattgaatggtggccagaactttgaaaccccaaaatgcaattaaaggcagtataaaagtaatccttaaaactccagtggttaatcgatgtcttcaaaagcaatatgataggtgtaggttatttaaatccttttttacaataaattctatggaggcccaaacctgcaaaaataataaataaatgtataagaaaataaataatggaataaatgtcttgataaaacaaatataattagtttttaattcaaTTGATTCCAGAATTTAttactgtatgacttttttctttattattttctgtattttttaacattctttttattatttaacttttatttatttattttgcattgttttaatttttttatttttgtgttcatttatttttatattatagtcaaacagctctcctaaaacatcaataagcacctctactctaaataaaatagtcatttgatgtgtggttatcgacttcattcgctaaGTTGCACAACTATCTAGATACATGTGAAGCATcagctgtatttttattttatttggctatgacctaacgtcagatcaaaacaagtcaagattAATTGAGCACATGCTTCAATCTACGATAAACCAATGgaaagcaggacccgcccacataattatcatacaagagacagaaatgtaagaataaatacaaaaataaatgtgggaatatttaaatatggaaataaatacatgtgggtataaataaatataaaaataaatgaacgcataaagtttttttataaatgtgaaaGATTTTTGTgaagaatgaaaataaaaagagaaaataataattaaaaggaaaaaaagtcataaaataatcaaatcagcaatacatttaattaaaaactaattatatttgttttatcaagacatttattcctttattttcttattattacatttatttatttattatttttgcaggtttcatCCTCCATAACTTCTCCACCTTGCCCAGCAGGTGacaatatacacaaagaatgtgaattgccaaaatcaaaaaaaaagAGGAGGAACGTGACAGTGGAGTTTAAAGAATTAAAACACAAATCCATCCGTTTCCCaaatatcgcttcagaagaccactggattcatgtggattacttttatgctgcctgtatgtgcttttagtgcttcaaaatgttggtacccattcacttaaattgattgtatggatctacagagttgAACGTTTCTTCTCAAAatcgttgtgttcagcagaagtaatgCATTGGGATGGCATGGGGTTGATTTAATGATGggggaattttaatttttgtgtgacctATCTGTGTAATCAATAATAACCTGGTTTATTTCTACATACAGTTAAGTTAAAGTCATGTTGTGAAAATGCTTGTATTTTGCATTAATGTAATAGTATTTGGAAATTCCCTATTTTTCTTTTAACGAAAGTATGGGTTTGTGCAAAATCCATGTTATCCAAGCAGGATTTGAAAATGGTACAAAGAGTCTAAAACACAGGCAGCGAAATAACCCATTATTCTTAGTGTGTTCGTCCAATGCGGATGCTACATCCGCTTCGCAGCTTATTCCAATTACCAAGCATTATATTACCACTAACAAATGCGTTTACTTAACGTAAATCCCTTTCTCACTAAAGGCTGCGTGTGGACATTCGGGTTCGACGGCAATCCCTGAATAGTTAAGTACACAATTACACATATTTAAATGGTAAAATTTCTGGGCTCTTGCTTTCTCTGCACacactctgtatgtgtgtgtaaggggGAGAACTCATGTATATGATGCGCaagatttaattacatttttattgagcAGTTCATTATGAAAACAGCCAAATCACGGACATTTAGGGAATCTAGAAATCCCTACTGGTTGCTTTAGGgttcaaaaagaagaaaaaaaaggggaAACATTCATGAAAAGAGGATGTTTGGTCATAATAGGTTCCATTTAATAATCTTCAGATTTGAGGTACGTAactgcattatttctgcattaacaaGTGCTGCCTTCTCACTcacacaactctctctctctcctcattcacagacactcacagcacGACATGAGATATGAACCTTGTAAAGATGATTAATGAAACAAAGGCTTGgttgaaatgtttttcatctttgttatCCAAATTAACAGACAGTATTTGGAATTATCTTTcaatgtttctaaaaaaaaaaaaaaaaaaaaaaaaaaaaaaaagtttaatacaGCCTCTGATTAGTACATCTGGTTCGACTCTGAATATTTCATTAAATGCCCAggatttgtttgttttcacattGAAGCGCTCTCAGTAGTCAATTTAATTCATTGTCTTCCAGTAAAACcatatcagtttaattttaaccaacTTTGCTTTGCGTGTCTCCCTCAGGCGCTGTGCGTGAGAGAGTGCTCCTATTCAAGCGACCATGAGAACAAGGCACTTTTtaatacaaacataaaacatgTAACTCTGAACATACGCTTCaattataacaataaataatgaaaatgtgtgtttgtatcttccctcagtttcagtgaacttgtttacattcagttGATCTGTTTGCTGATGAAGTTTGTTAGAGGTGGACACAGTTACTGTAGATATACATAACTCGCTCTGGCTTTCAAGACACAGGACAAATTTCCGacttaaaataaatcattttacgTTTATGACGCTTGTGTTGTAGGGATCAGATATAAAATCAGtgattgaatgactaatgtttactcgctgaaatTAGATGATTTCTTGTTAAGTCTAAAGTAacattggaatgtttgggcatagcaatatggcagCAAAGTGGCTTCACTGTTATGACATCATGGGCAATCCAGTAATCCATATCATTTATATAAATGGTCTGAATTTACAGTCAATGTAATGTCACAAATGTGACACAATTTGATTAGTGACTATTTTGAGTAGAAACTGCACATATTGTAAAAACAACACGGTTCATTTTCAGGTTCAAATTCGATTTTGAATTCTATATTTTCAGTGTATACCAGAAATGAtatagcagagacgggccactttatatttaaatggaagaaattggaacgcccagcCAAGATGCGTCCTACGGTCAAAGGATGTAGAAATGAAGTCCCGCCTTAgtttaaagagccaatcacattttagatacagacatcgcctttcaatcaactctagaacgcgcgtgcgcattagctataaaatATAGGAAAATTACGTCTTTTTTGGCgttatctgaggtaaagaagcacaatgtaGGATACCAGTTTTGTCGGATTTTAtcgctgatttaaaatatgttctttgatcgtaatcttgataaACAGTTCAGTTTGAGATTGATCAGTTGAGAGATTTCGGTGTCTCCCCATTcaatagataggagctgcactgtcatgaatGGAAATAGCCACCCGAAAGCAtccaaaaatggccgacagtggactgacttgctagaaagactttgtggATACACAGACTTTTGAAACCCAGCGTACATAAACACCATAACTCATTCTCTGTGAAACCACACCCTCTGTGCACAAGCAGCTGACAGATTCGGATTGTTTTGGCAGGTTGCAAAGCATTTGAGTACTGcatttgattgtttttgttttgtttggaggaTATCTTGCATTCACTGATCATTACAATACATCAGCCAAAACATATTCCCAAACCCTAATTTGCCTCGGAATTTTATTTCTCACCTTGCTTGTTTTCGGTCAGCTGTCTCTCAAACTCGTCAAAATCTGACATTTCCAGCGACTCCAAAAAGGAGATTGCGAGTGAAACGTGCTAGCTAATAGCTAGCAACTCCGTGACTGCTAATATATCGCAAAAAGTTCACACTAAGCGTGAAGCAATTAAGAAACCACTGGTTCTGTTAGAGAAGGCTGCGCAGTGGAGAAAGCAGAGCGACGTTTAATGAAAGCAGCAGGAGTCGGGCTGAAGTCTTCCAGAAGCGCCCAGCACATACAAAGTCTAGCATGAGGGAAACGTGCATTCATAGAAACCGCGAGAAACACAGGCACCGACAGCTGCGCAGGAGGGATAAACGAGCGCTCTGCTCGTGCAAGAGCTCATATATTCCTGAAAGGTGCGCTAACAGCAGCCAGTATTCCCCACAAAATCTCTGAAATGTGAAGGCCATGAGAGAGCGCTCGCTAAGGTCAATAGCCACTCTCAAACACTTCCGGGTTAACTTCATATTTCAAGCCGAAAAATAAACTATCATTAGCGTCTCGAGTACAGCAGCTGTTCCTGGGGTCGTGTGAATGAATGAACATAAGCACGGGTTTTCCGTGCAagaaatacacaaatataaacactgATTGAACGACGTATTTGTTGTGTATCTAACGGCGCCCACTGCCGGATGATAAGTTCATTTGCGGTAAGTGAGCAGCAGTGTGTGCTCTCATTTGGACGCGTGCTGCGTTTTTATCaagatattatatattttaaggaCACACATAGATTAGGATATCATTTTGTGTTATATCGCGTCGTCACTAACCAGGAACTTACGTTTTAGTGCTGCTGTCACGCGTGTTGGTGGTGTGTGGTTGACTACTCGTTACCACATAAACTTGAGCGAGTTTCAACAGTTTTAGAGGAGTTGGTGGTCACTTCCATAAAGCTCATCTAGCCACTGTGCAGCGGTGACCTCAACTGTCTTCACTTCTTTGGGGCTCGATACTCCCCCATATTGCATTGGAAATAGTAAGTACATGACTGTTGATGCATTCCTGCTCACTTTCATGTTGTTATACTGCTGTGTCtcaaattacatttacaaattctagtgagctgcctacttggATGGCATTTTTAGACAGTAAAGACGCCATCTAACGTTGAGACCGGGAATGTGCACGAGTGCTCAGATCTGCATCAGCTAAAGCGTTACTACCTCCATTCAGGTTATTCCCAATCCGTAATTTGCACTGCCCAATTAAGCATATAattcaaacaaaatatattaatttagctGAAAAGTGGATAATACCTGGTTTTGCATGTATATTAACTCATCGGGTCTTTGTTGTATCTGATTTGCTGTACACTCTTTGTTGGGCTCTAAAAAACTTTAGGTGGTGCAGTCAGACACTTATCCCCATAATTTGTATTATAGTACACCAGTCTAGATTATGCACAAATACACATAGTGGTGGATACAACATCAGACATTAATAAATGGTTCTCTCCTTAGTGGCCAGAATTGGCAGTCTCTCCACCAAAGGCTCAGTGCTGTTACTGTGTGACATGCAGGAGAAGTTCAGACCCAGTATTTTACAGTTCACAAACATTGTGAGCAATGCTGCAAGATTGCTACAGGTACAATCAGCACCCTCAGTTTATCAAAGCTGCTGGCGTTTGTCATACAACACAATCTCTGTCACCTTTATAGACTGTATTATATGCTGTCATTACTGCATCTTGGCAGATATCTTCTTTTATATCTATGATGTATATTGATCAGATGCTGATCTTCACATAAATAATAGTGTAAATAGTGTTTAGTTATAGACCAGAATGATTAACCAGGCAgacaatattttgacattttaagatGATCTGTATTGGCTGATTAACATCAATTCCAAATAAATCCGCTGACAGCCATGTCAGTGTTTAATTAGCATgttctgttttaaaatattttttgtgaatttgaataaatgttgtgtaaaatCATTTTATATTAGGTTTAATTGTTTCATTTCAGCGATTTACATCTTGGTTGCATTTGTCTTTGTAAATGGCAGGCACCCAGAACCATATTTATACTATAACCATATTTATACCCTCTCAGGGATGTCGAATCTTGGGCATCCCCCAGATTTTGACAGAGCAGTATCCTAAAGGTTTGGGCCCAACGGTGCCTGAGCTGGGGGCAGAGGGCTTGAAGCCTCATGCAAAGACTAGTTTTTCCATGCTGACTGAGAGTGTGGATAGCTTGCTCAAGAGTCTGGGAGATCCTCAGCAAGTCATACTGTGTGGCATTGAGGCTCAAGCGTGCATCGCGGTAATGTCAGTTAAAATGCTTAAACTGGTGCCTCAGCAGATATTTTCACAATTATAATTTCCTGATCACAATCTTTATGTTTCTTGTTCTACTATAGTGCACAACATATGATCTCCTGGAGCGGGGCATGGAGGTTCATATTGTTGCAGATGCCGTCTCCTCTCGAAGGTATAAATTACTTAAATCTTTGCATGATTTTTCTTAAGAACATATTACAAATCGGttatgatgttttatttttgctttaacTTAAAGAAGGTATGTAACAAGGTTAAGGTTcggaaaggaggaagtgggaactggctgaacagtcaaaacaatatttaataagaacttaaacaaaaagacacacaacataaacacacacatggcagctgcatgtggctctctctctcgaactgccacgTTCTgccgcatttatccctctcctcggtagattagcccaattgggggccgggcgtgcataATCACAGCCCGGCCcatcctcctcctcgtcacatggtATTATTACATGAAAATACCAAAGTAAGATAACTAATGTCTTAAAAAGAAGAACTAGCTTAATGTGACTCACGCCCTTATCTATTCAAACACAAACTCAAATCTAGTATTTTTCAGCAGTGATGGATGGCCTCTATAAGCATTTTtctaaagctccaaaaaaaacaGTGTTCGCATGTAGATCTCCATTAAGTCAAGCCTTAAAGTGATAGTGAAGGTGTTGAAAGCATATCTGCCTGTCGTTTTTCAGTCAGACAGATCGGCTTTTTGCGCTGTCACGACTGAAGCAGAGTGGGGCGTTTCTCACCACCACAGAAGGAGCTTTATTGCAACTAGTGCAGGATGCCAAGCACCCCAGCTTTAAAgaggtatctatctatctatctgtctgtttgtttatatatctatctgtctgtctctgtctgtctctgtctgtctatctgtctatacagccatccatccatcttggcttcttttattgtgcttttttttttaactatacctTCTTTCTAAGTACATGATTAAGAAACATTatggaaaatatgattttttaaagAGTCTTGTTGAAATTGTTGGTTAGCCTTGAGTGTGCCTGTTTGTGTGAACTAGAGTGTATGAGGAGGTGCTCAGGTGGTTGGGATTATGTGGTGAATAAGATCACGTTCAGCTATTGTGATCATGTCGTTACCTGTCTTTCGTTTGTGCACACAGATCCAGAAGCTGTTGGCTCACCCCTCCCCTGATACAGGCCTACTGGCCTTCTTCAGCTCTCTGTAGGGCCACTCACACACCACACCCTATAGACGTGATTACATAAATTACTGTAACTCAGCACAAACTGCTCTCTGTCTTGTTGGACTCCTATGAACTATGCATTTACATGTTCAGATATTCAAACAATGAAACAcgtatttacatttttcaaatcactGTTTTCATGTAATTACTTGTCAGTAATCACTATTTAGGAATCTAAAAAGAGTTAAAAGAGTTCAAATTAAGAGTACATTTCTATTGTATTCTGTACATGCAATACATGCAATAcatgcaacaaagaaaataaagctTCTTGTACCATAATAGTAACTTCATGTTTGTTAATACATATGGTGTGAATAAATGGGTTATTATAAATACCATTGTAATAGTATATAGTTTCTGGCTTTTGTactaatgtttatttgtttttttctcaatGCATTATGGCTTTTCGGTAGCCGAATCTACCCCCAGGTAGTCGAGGAATACAATTTCATTGCTCTTTCCATTCTAAACTAAACCAAAAATGTGTCATATTTAAcacatattatactgtatgtcatgCATTACCATTAATAGTATTAAAGCCTTAAAAAGAgggcaaatattacatgttctgcTATACGAGTGTCACCCacataaatgtataaaacttgcattcattacaaatattgttttgttttcatccCTTAAATACATGAGATTAATCTAAATTAATGTATAACAATCTATTGATTTTTCTGTTTTAATGGGAGTAAAACAAAAAGCTAAATCTAAATATTTACAAGTACCCCACGGGTTAAACATGTCCTTGGTTGAGAATCACTCCAAGTATGAAGTGTGAACTGCACCAGGATGTAAAGAATCTGAATGGAAATTATTACACTGAGTTCCCGCCTACAGCTCCACTCCTGTCTTATTTCAGCAGTGAAACAGGAACTTACTCACCAGTAAAACATTATAAGTGCAGCCATGATAGGAAGGAGGAGAGAACGAAAGAGGGGAGGAGAAAGACAGTGTGCTCAAATGTCAAATGGAGGGTGGACTGTGTGACGTTCAACACAGGCAGAAAGGGAGGGGAAATGAGAAAGAAAGGGAAGAACTTTTTTCCGATAGCTTTTTCTTCTtccaaattatacatttatacgaAACGAATTGACTCAAACGCTTTTACTGGCAAATTAATGCT harbors:
- the isoc2 gene encoding isochorismatase domain-containing protein 2, whose translation is MARIGSLSTKGSVLLLCDMQEKFRPSILQFTNIVSNAARLLQGCRILGIPQILTEQYPKGLGPTVPELGAEGLKPHAKTSFSMLTESVDSLLKSLGDPQQVILCGIEAQACIACTTYDLLERGMEVHIVADAVSSRSQTDRLFALSRLKQSGAFLTTTEGALLQLVQDAKHPSFKEIQKLLAHPSPDTGLLAFFSSL